In the genome of Vicia villosa cultivar HV-30 ecotype Madison, WI linkage group LG7, Vvil1.0, whole genome shotgun sequence, one region contains:
- the LOC131618951 gene encoding uncharacterized protein LOC131618951 yields MAPNHTQLQNLAQKANESFKEYAQKWRELAARVQPPRLEREMMDLFTNTLEGQYYSACSASSSFAELVMIGERIESGIKSGRIQNPSAASSPSGAGGKKPYNGFAKKRLGETNAAYYGKGKGHAYQQVAAVTIPNTPLQQQQPQQRYPPRQYQQMPKAPRNFDPIPMTYAQLLAHLLHHELVQLRTMGPPPAKLPPNYDANAHCEFHSGAAGHDIEHFIGFMHKVQDLLDSKAIEFTPTQGPNVVQNPMPPHETHAANAIEVVENAHLVKDVTELGSLLLLLKKELLRMGLYSSCGELCTDCMAISSVCDKVKGGIQQLMDTGYLQFERVQRPEIVKSEVNVVSIPYTPAKIPVPARAPPLVITLPGPVPYTSEKAIPWNYGGEVFYQGAKYEIKIPAGKEDVDNVVGIGRMTRSGRIFNPPQNTRDDNTEALAQAKGKRVVEDTVDQGQSSNSKDTVAKEMEEFLKIIKKCEYKVVDQLSQTQSKISILQLLLCSETHRNALLRLLSTAFVPPEISVNQLEGVVSNINAGNGLGFTDADLPSEGRNHNRALHISVECKGTMLSRVLVDNGSSLNVLPKSSLIRLDYFGVEIRPSELTVRAFDESKRSVFGEVDLPIMIGPQLFTITFFVMDIYPSYSCLLGRP; encoded by the coding sequence ATGGCACCAAATCACACTCAGTTACAGAATCTAGCCCAGAAAGCTAATgagtccttcaaagaatatgcgcAGAAATGGCGCGAGTTGGCGGCTAGGGTCCAGCCACCTAGGTTGGAAAGAGAGATGATGGACTTGTTCACCAACACTCTGGAGGGCCAATATTACTCCGCCTGCTCTGCATCCTCAAGTTTTGCCGAATTGGTTATGATTGGTGAACGAATTGAAAGTGGAATTAAGTCTGGTAGAATACAGAATCCAAGTGCTGCTAGTTCTCCCTCTGGGGCAGGAGGAAAAAAACCATACAATGGATTTGCTAAGAAGAGACTGGGTGAAACGAATGCTGCTTACTATGGTAAAGGCAAAGGCCATGCTTATCAACAAGTAGCCGCTGTGACCATACCGAATACTcctcttcaacaacaacaaccacagcAGAGGTATCCTCCGCGTCAGTATCAGCAAATGCCGAAAGCACCAAGAAATTTTGATCCCATACCCATGACATATGCACAACTACTTGCTCATCTTTTACATCATGAGTTGGTGCAACTCCGTACCATGGGCCCTCCACCTGCTAAGCTCCCTCCTAACTATGATGCTAATGCTCACTGTGAGTTTCATTCTGGGGCTGCTGGTCATGATATTGAACATTTCATAGGATTCATGCATAAAGTGCAAGACTTGCTTGATTCAAAAGCTATTGAGTTTACCCCTACTCAAGGCCCTAACGTTGTACAGAACCCTATGCCTCCTCACGAAACTCATGCTGCAAATGCCATCGAGGTTGTTGAAAACGCTCACTTGGTCAAGGATGTGACCGAATTGGGCTCTCTGTTACTATTGTTGAAGAAAGAATTATTGAGGATGGGTCTATATTCTAGTTGTGGAGAATTATGTACTGATTGCATGGCCATTTCCTCAGTTTGTGATAAGGTGAAAGGTGGGATCCAACAGTTGATGGATACGGGGTATTTACAGTTTGAGCGTGTGCAACGTCCTGAAATAGTCAAGAGTGAAGTCAATGTGGTATCCATCCCGTATACTCCTGCTAAGATTCCAGTTCCTGCCAGAGCGCCGCCCTTGGTCATTACGTTGCCTGGTCCCGTTCCGTATACTAGTGAAAAAGCAATCCCATGGAATTATGGCGGAGAAGTTTTCTACCAAGGGGCCAAGTATGAGATTAAAATTCCGGCTGGGAAAGAAGATGTGGATAATGTTGTTGGCATTGGAAGAATGACAAGAAGTGGTCGTATTTTCAATCCTCCCCAGAATACTCGCGATGACAATACAGAAGCTCTAGCTCAAGCAAAAGGGAAAAGAGTGGTAGAAGATACGGTGGATCAGGGGCAAAGCTCTAATTCTAAAGATACTGTGGCtaaagagatggaagagttcctaaAAATCATCAAGAAATGTGAGTATAAAGTGGTTGACCAGTTGAGTCAAACTCAATCAAAGATTTCGATCTTGCAGTTGCTCTTGTGTTCGGAAACACATCGAAATGCTTTGTTAAGACTTTTAAGTACTGCTTTCGTCCCTCCAGAGATCTCAGTGAATCAACTTGAAGGGGTGGTGTCAAACATCAATGCTGGTAATGGATTGGGATTCACTGATGCAGACTTGCCCTCCGAAGGTAGAAACCACAATAGAGCTTTGCATATATCAGTTGAATGTAAAGGGACTATGTTATCTCGTGTTCTCGTGGATAATGGATCTTCTCTGAATGTATTACCGAAGTCGTCTTTGATAAGGCTAGATTATTTTGGTGTCGAGATAAGGCCGAGTGAATTGACAGTGAGAGCCTTTGATGAGTCAAAGAGATCAGTATTTGGGGAGGTTGACTTGCCGATAATGATAGGTCCTCAGCTCTTCACTATTACTTTCTTTGTGATGGATATCTACCCGTCTTACAGTTGTCTCCTGGGACGTCCATga